A stretch of the Sphingobacterium thalpophilum genome encodes the following:
- a CDS encoding MDR family MFS transporter: protein MENLNQQDSLVEYGFRRVVITITAVLCALLEIVDTTIVNVALNDMKGSLGATLTDVAWVITAYAIANVIVIPMTSWLSQQFGRRNYFAASIIIFTVSSFLCGNATNIWELVAFRFLQGMGGGALLVTAQTIITESYPKEKRSMAQAIYGMGVIIGPTLGPPLGGYIIDNFSWPYIFYINVPLGIIATLLTLSFVRSPKYSQKQSAREVDWFGMLFLILFIGSLQFVLEHGQQDDWFDDPLILALSIVSGFGLLFFIWRELVYDKPIVNLRVLKDKNLQVGVVMSFILGFGLFGSTFIIPIYTQSILGWTATDAGLLLLPSSIMTGIMMPFIGRMIQNGVPQKYMVAVGLSIFFGFCFWMYSLMTNDTGSEHMFWPLIIRGVGLGLLFVPVMTLSLSTLHGRAIGEGAAFTGMMRQLGGSFGIALITTFIARDSQKHRVDLVANLDPSKFDVQQRLQQLQLNFQAKGFAPNEALAKAHQILDMSVMKQATVLSYMDVFLYLGVAFLVCVPFVLMIKQGKSQVDMSSVH, encoded by the coding sequence ATGGAAAATTTAAATCAACAGGATAGTCTGGTTGAATATGGTTTTCGACGTGTGGTCATCACGATTACTGCCGTGCTCTGTGCACTATTGGAAATCGTAGATACCACGATTGTGAATGTCGCGCTCAACGACATGAAAGGTTCGTTGGGAGCGACATTGACCGATGTGGCCTGGGTTATTACCGCCTATGCCATTGCCAACGTCATTGTGATTCCGATGACCAGCTGGCTTTCACAGCAGTTTGGACGGCGCAATTACTTCGCTGCGTCCATTATCATATTCACCGTATCTTCATTTTTATGTGGCAACGCGACCAATATCTGGGAGCTAGTTGCCTTCCGCTTTCTGCAGGGCATGGGCGGGGGCGCCTTATTGGTGACGGCGCAGACTATTATTACGGAAAGCTATCCTAAAGAAAAACGCAGTATGGCCCAGGCCATCTACGGAATGGGGGTTATTATCGGGCCGACTTTGGGCCCGCCGTTAGGGGGGTATATCATCGATAACTTCTCCTGGCCGTACATTTTTTATATCAATGTGCCTCTCGGTATCATTGCGACGTTGCTCACATTATCCTTTGTACGTAGTCCAAAATATAGTCAGAAGCAGTCAGCCCGGGAGGTGGACTGGTTTGGTATGCTGTTCTTGATTTTATTTATCGGTTCACTGCAGTTTGTGCTGGAACATGGACAGCAGGACGACTGGTTTGACGATCCCTTGATCTTAGCTCTGTCTATAGTGTCTGGCTTCGGACTGCTGTTTTTCATCTGGCGGGAACTGGTTTACGACAAACCCATTGTTAACCTCCGTGTGCTTAAAGATAAAAATCTGCAGGTGGGCGTTGTGATGAGCTTTATCTTGGGGTTTGGTCTATTTGGATCAACGTTTATCATTCCGATTTATACCCAGTCGATCTTGGGCTGGACGGCAACGGATGCGGGACTGCTGTTGTTGCCCAGCTCGATCATGACTGGTATCATGATGCCCTTTATCGGCAGGATGATTCAGAACGGTGTGCCCCAGAAGTATATGGTAGCAGTGGGCCTCAGTATTTTCTTTGGTTTCTGTTTTTGGATGTACAGTCTGATGACCAACGATACAGGTTCTGAACACATGTTCTGGCCTTTGATTATCCGTGGTGTGGGACTGGGATTGCTGTTCGTTCCGGTGATGACGCTCTCTTTGTCGACTTTGCATGGCAGGGCGATCGGTGAGGGTGCCGCTTTCACAGGGATGATGCGTCAGCTTGGCGGCTCTTTCGGTATTGCGTTGATCACGACCTTTATCGCGCGTGATTCACAAAAACACCGTGTGGATCTGGTTGCCAATCTGGACCCCAGCAAGTTTGATGTGCAGCAACGGCTGCAGCAGCTACAGCTGAATTTCCAGGCCAAAGGTTTTGCGCCCAACGAGGCGCTGGCCAAAGCACATCAGATCCTGGATATGAGTGTGATGAAGCAAGCTACGGTATTGTCTTATATGGACGTGTTTTTGTATCTGGGTGTCGCATTTCTCGTCTGTGTACCCTTTGTATTGATGATCAAACAGGGGAAATCGCAGGTGGATATGTCCAGTGTACATTAA
- a CDS encoding HlyD family secretion protein: MENTVENAPEKKGTNKRFTIILAALVLFGGAYGAYKYIHSQSHETTDDAQVEKNMSPIIPRVGGFIAKVYVKDNDLVRKGDTLFTIESQDYQVRVDEAEAALAAAESSFAVSKADVSASSANVAISDATIQSNLGSIEAARIRAKQANNDYIRYQNLYNNQSITKQQYEQALTAKLEADKQVEILQQQRNASASQRNAIVSKTTVASKQTSVAEANIKRAKAQLEAAKLNLSYTAVLASVDGQVSNIKVQPGQMVNPGQSLFYIVDNKETWVVANFKETQLQKMKPGQKVEIKVDAYPNIAFEGEVNSFSPATGSRFSLLPPDNATGNFVKTVQRLPVKIKLTQENKAENVALLRPGMNADVDVHVQ; this comes from the coding sequence ATGGAAAATACAGTTGAAAACGCACCTGAAAAGAAAGGTACAAATAAGAGATTTACAATTATCCTGGCAGCATTGGTGCTCTTCGGCGGGGCTTATGGCGCCTACAAGTACATCCATAGCCAGTCCCATGAAACTACGGACGATGCGCAGGTGGAGAAAAATATGAGCCCGATTATTCCGCGTGTCGGCGGATTTATTGCCAAGGTATATGTGAAGGACAACGACCTTGTCCGAAAAGGGGATACGCTATTTACGATTGAGAGCCAGGATTATCAGGTTCGTGTGGACGAGGCCGAGGCGGCTTTGGCGGCAGCGGAGAGCAGTTTTGCTGTCTCGAAGGCGGATGTGTCTGCTTCTTCTGCGAATGTGGCGATTTCGGATGCGACTATCCAGTCCAATCTGGGCAGTATTGAAGCGGCACGGATCCGTGCTAAACAGGCCAACAATGATTATATCCGTTATCAGAATTTATATAATAATCAGTCTATTACTAAACAGCAATATGAGCAGGCGTTGACTGCAAAGCTGGAGGCTGACAAGCAGGTGGAGATCTTGCAGCAGCAACGTAATGCGAGTGCATCACAGCGCAACGCCATCGTCAGCAAGACGACAGTGGCATCCAAGCAAACCTCGGTGGCCGAAGCGAATATTAAACGTGCCAAAGCCCAGTTGGAAGCAGCCAAATTGAATTTATCGTACACGGCCGTTCTGGCTTCTGTGGACGGTCAGGTCTCCAACATCAAAGTGCAGCCGGGTCAGATGGTCAATCCCGGACAGTCTTTATTTTATATTGTCGACAACAAGGAGACTTGGGTGGTTGCCAACTTTAAGGAGACGCAGCTGCAAAAAATGAAACCTGGTCAAAAAGTGGAAATTAAGGTGGATGCATATCCCAATATCGCGTTTGAGGGCGAGGTAAATTCCTTCTCACCAGCCACGGGTTCACGGTTCTCTTTATTGCCACCGGACAATGCGACGGGTAACTTTGTGAAAACTGTACAACGTCTGCCGGTAAAAATCAAGTTGACACAAGAAAATAAGGCTGAAAATGTGGCACTGCTCAGACCGGGCATGAATGCTGATGTGGATGTGCATGTTCAATAA
- a CDS encoding TolC family protein, which produces MKNKLANLSALLLLSPLGLLAQDNKHLTLEEIIHMAANQSVEAKTADTKILGRQLEVESAKSKQLPDAKLSGQYMAMTTPNVNLKLALGEGGSAPDIAANQLWLGQASVSMPLYTGGKIKGGIAIAKDALQAEEWNAVASKQQLAARAIALYLNLYKAQQTNLLIAENIRQAEQRVSDFKAMLDNGLIARNDLLKAELQLSNYQVSLQEAQKNIKVLNYQLASFLKIDENTQLDQIDLAEAVGVDLGLRGSYETAKAVRSDLKSLESQRKVAEDQLKVTKSANLPTVFASAGYNAFGLQKVVTVTNAASVGVGLSYDIGALYKNKKEVNIAKNRIKEIDEHLEMLNDKVKVEVQQANENYMLAQKQDVVYHQAVEQAVENYRITKDKYDNGIADTDDLLTADVQQLQSKINLAISKANTIEKYYDLLLANGSLNIK; this is translated from the coding sequence ATGAAAAATAAGTTGGCCAATTTAAGTGCTTTATTGCTTTTAAGTCCGCTGGGTCTGTTGGCGCAAGACAACAAACATCTGACTTTGGAAGAAATAATTCACATGGCTGCAAACCAGAGTGTGGAAGCCAAAACCGCCGACACGAAGATTCTGGGAAGACAGCTCGAAGTGGAGAGCGCCAAATCGAAGCAGCTCCCTGATGCCAAACTGAGCGGGCAATATATGGCGATGACCACGCCAAACGTAAATTTGAAGCTTGCCCTGGGTGAGGGTGGTTCAGCACCGGATATCGCCGCAAACCAGCTCTGGCTAGGACAGGCGTCGGTGAGCATGCCTTTGTATACTGGGGGTAAGATCAAAGGGGGCATTGCGATTGCAAAAGACGCACTTCAGGCTGAGGAATGGAATGCAGTTGCAAGCAAACAGCAACTCGCTGCACGTGCTATCGCACTTTATTTGAATCTGTATAAAGCGCAGCAGACCAACTTGTTGATCGCTGAGAATATCAGACAGGCAGAGCAGCGTGTATCGGATTTCAAAGCTATGCTCGACAATGGGCTGATTGCTCGTAATGATCTACTGAAAGCGGAATTGCAGCTTTCCAACTATCAGGTGTCGCTGCAGGAGGCGCAAAAAAATATCAAGGTCTTAAATTACCAGCTGGCCAGTTTTCTGAAGATCGATGAGAACACGCAACTGGATCAGATTGATCTGGCTGAGGCGGTAGGGGTAGACCTTGGATTAAGGGGATCCTATGAGACGGCTAAAGCGGTACGTTCGGATCTTAAATCGCTGGAATCACAGCGCAAAGTTGCTGAAGACCAGTTGAAAGTGACCAAATCTGCGAATTTACCGACGGTGTTCGCTTCGGCGGGATATAATGCCTTTGGCCTGCAAAAAGTAGTTACCGTCACCAATGCGGCTTCTGTGGGTGTTGGACTATCTTATGATATCGGTGCGCTGTATAAAAACAAAAAGGAAGTTAATATTGCCAAAAACCGGATCAAAGAAATTGATGAACATCTGGAGATGCTCAACGATAAGGTGAAAGTGGAGGTGCAGCAGGCGAATGAAAACTACATGTTGGCCCAAAAGCAGGATGTGGTTTATCATCAGGCGGTGGAGCAGGCGGTTGAAAATTATCGTATTACAAAAGATAAGTACGATAATGGTATTGCCGATACGGATGACTTGCTGACCGCTGATGTACAGCAGCTGCAAAGCAAGATAAACCTGGCAATAAGCAAAGCAAATACGATTGAGAAATATTATGACCTGTTGTTGGCTAACGGGTCTCTAAACATTAAATAG
- a CDS encoding TetR/AcrR family transcriptional regulator, whose product MEFNDKQIDILLAAERLFATKGFDGTSVRDIANEANVNVAMINYYFGSKDKLLDTFFEWRVPDFMINVDELDLVGSAVNKIDVMVDRYVKSMNSHRKLYRVIAIESTLKQRMLISDAFKRLKMHNLEVIASIINTGIAEGVFKSGHDPVLIHSMMMGTFMNFQMNQVFLQDQLGIADDDGYGRYIETTLTEFIQKTIKALLTYEK is encoded by the coding sequence ATGGAATTTAACGACAAACAGATTGATATCCTTCTTGCGGCGGAGCGGCTTTTTGCAACAAAAGGGTTTGATGGAACTTCCGTGCGTGACATTGCCAATGAGGCAAATGTCAATGTGGCGATGATCAATTATTACTTTGGTTCGAAAGACAAGCTGCTGGATACCTTTTTTGAGTGGCGTGTGCCTGATTTTATGATTAATGTGGACGAGCTTGATCTCGTGGGCAGTGCGGTCAACAAAATTGACGTCATGGTAGATCGCTATGTCAAATCGATGAATTCGCATCGTAAGCTATACCGTGTTATTGCCATTGAGAGTACGCTGAAGCAGCGCATGCTTATTTCCGATGCGTTTAAGCGACTGAAGATGCATAATTTGGAGGTGATTGCCTCCATTATCAATACGGGGATCGCCGAGGGGGTTTTTAAATCCGGCCATGATCCGGTGCTGATTCATTCGATGATGATGGGGACCTTTATGAACTTTCAGATGAATCAGGTTTTTCTTCAGGACCAATTGGGTATCGCGGATGATGATGGCTACGGCAGATATATTGAAACAACTTTAACAGAATTTATACAAAAAACAATTAAAGCTTTATTGACATATGAAAAATAA
- a CDS encoding tetratricopeptide repeat protein — MNSNSLKIYILSLFISVSLLSRAQPGKIRLTHAVSAENFAEYFNTDTVRLIGVCSSKTPTGVFVTYEKADTLNFKHEFYRSFEADNYTSVGLAFYSRKGNDYLLSFKNNEAFFCKSCNNMRDYNLAVSKDTVSISISWGPNDFGQNERYDFIFRPALKRWQLMQTYSSGSDDLGQHHNEYTTYPKNTAVYLDEYNAETLSYDSTVMSSQRIILYYRPGDYAALLRSLKEIPENTLFLLPKIFNEADARYFIEAVPEGNQAANTNPIHGKNVLTANEIGYFLEQKNQLEAAQVFLDKVIAHFPEREVAYLNRGDVFFKKGQLFFKEAARDYQTYIELMNRRGLQAKIPKRIVVFLRTQF; from the coding sequence ATGAATAGTAATTCGTTGAAAATTTACATTCTTAGCCTGTTCATAAGCGTGTCCCTGCTTTCCCGGGCTCAGCCAGGGAAAATACGACTTACGCATGCAGTTTCAGCCGAAAATTTTGCGGAATATTTTAATACAGATACGGTACGCCTGATTGGGGTATGTAGCAGCAAGACCCCTACCGGCGTTTTTGTTACTTATGAAAAAGCTGACACCCTTAATTTTAAACATGAGTTTTACAGGAGCTTTGAAGCGGATAATTACACGAGTGTCGGATTAGCATTTTACAGCAGAAAAGGAAATGACTATCTATTGTCCTTCAAAAATAACGAGGCATTCTTCTGCAAATCATGCAATAATATGCGTGACTACAACCTGGCTGTCAGCAAAGACACGGTCAGCATCTCAATTTCTTGGGGTCCGAACGATTTTGGCCAAAATGAGCGTTATGATTTTATTTTTCGGCCAGCTCTAAAACGTTGGCAGCTGATGCAGACCTACAGTTCCGGCTCAGATGACCTCGGCCAACACCACAACGAATACACCACTTATCCGAAAAACACCGCGGTATACCTGGACGAGTACAACGCAGAGACCCTATCTTATGATTCTACAGTAATGAGCAGTCAGAGAATCATTCTCTACTATAGACCCGGCGATTATGCAGCTTTACTCCGCTCATTAAAAGAAATTCCCGAAAATACCCTGTTTTTGTTGCCCAAAATTTTTAATGAAGCCGATGCGCGCTATTTCATAGAGGCTGTGCCGGAAGGAAACCAAGCTGCGAATACAAATCCTATTCATGGTAAAAATGTCCTGACGGCCAATGAGATCGGTTATTTTCTGGAACAAAAGAATCAGCTGGAAGCAGCACAAGTTTTCTTAGACAAGGTCATTGCGCACTTTCCTGAACGTGAGGTTGCTTATTTAAACCGTGGTGATGTATTTTTCAAAAAAGGGCAACTTTTCTTTAAAGAAGCCGCCCGTGATTACCAAACCTACATTGAACTCATGAATAGGCGCGGCCTGCAGGCAAAAATTCCGAAAAGGATAGTCGTTTTCCTGCGCACACAATTCTAA
- the holA gene encoding DNA polymerase III subunit delta — MNINPILSDIRNRSFQPVYLLQGEESYFIDSIADMLESTVLTDAQKGFDQSIFYGKDIEMSAVVNAAKRYPMMSEYQLIIVKEAQELKWKADTEEILTKYLEHLTPTTILVFCYKHGKFDKRKKIYKLFEKAGLVVDAAKLYDDKVAPWIGGYLKDAGWRIHPQAAALIADYLGNDLAKVSNELDKLMLNVAKGQEISIDDVERNIGISKDFNVFELNTALAKRNALRAYQIVDYFVANPKNNPLVLVIGQVATYFTKILKYHYLVDKSAAAKELGVHPFFLKEYELAARNYNRRKTFDVLNVLKETDLKSKGVNVPSNFNSEEVLKEMVYRILN, encoded by the coding sequence ATGAATATAAATCCGATCTTATCCGACATAAGAAACAGATCGTTCCAACCGGTCTATCTGCTACAGGGGGAGGAAAGCTACTTTATAGACAGTATTGCAGATATGCTGGAATCCACTGTGCTCACTGATGCACAGAAGGGATTTGACCAGTCGATTTTCTACGGAAAAGATATCGAGATGTCCGCCGTGGTCAATGCCGCCAAACGATATCCGATGATGAGCGAGTATCAGTTGATCATCGTTAAGGAGGCGCAGGAACTCAAGTGGAAGGCGGATACCGAAGAAATATTAACCAAGTATCTGGAGCACCTGACCCCTACAACGATTCTTGTGTTCTGTTACAAGCATGGCAAATTTGACAAGCGCAAAAAGATTTATAAGCTGTTTGAAAAAGCCGGACTGGTGGTGGACGCTGCCAAGCTTTACGATGATAAGGTGGCACCCTGGATAGGCGGCTACCTGAAAGACGCCGGCTGGCGCATTCATCCGCAGGCGGCTGCGCTGATCGCCGATTATCTTGGCAATGATCTGGCTAAGGTATCTAATGAACTGGATAAGCTGATGCTCAATGTCGCCAAAGGTCAGGAGATCAGTATAGATGATGTCGAACGTAATATCGGTATTTCTAAGGATTTTAATGTTTTTGAGCTTAATACTGCGCTTGCAAAACGCAATGCGCTAAGAGCTTACCAGATTGTCGACTACTTTGTCGCCAATCCCAAGAACAATCCTTTGGTCCTGGTCATCGGGCAGGTGGCGACCTATTTTACCAAGATTTTGAAATATCATTACCTCGTTGACAAATCTGCTGCGGCAAAAGAACTGGGAGTGCATCCATTTTTTCTCAAAGAGTATGAGCTGGCTGCGCGCAATTACAACCGCCGCAAGACCTTTGACGTGCTGAATGTGCTGAAGGAGACCGATTTAAAGTCAAAGGGGGTGAATGTGCCCAGCAATTTTAACAGTGAAGAAGTTCTTAAAGAGATGGTCTATAGGATCTTAAATTAG
- a CDS encoding type I restriction enzyme HsdR N-terminal domain-containing protein — protein sequence MFSPTPLNLPPFKARISKKNNAIYIFDELRKKELVLTPEEWVRQHWINYLSMIKNYPKALMNIEGGLRLNSLQRRSDLLIYNSKGHKIVLAEFKAPHVKITQKVFEQIANYNSVHRIPYLLVSNGINHYYCKVDFDRESYEFIEEIPAYEEIG from the coding sequence ATGTTTTCACCGACTCCGCTCAATTTACCGCCGTTCAAAGCCAGAATATCCAAAAAGAATAATGCTATTTATATTTTTGATGAGCTACGAAAAAAGGAACTGGTATTGACGCCGGAGGAATGGGTCAGGCAACATTGGATAAATTATCTGTCCATGATCAAAAATTATCCGAAGGCCTTGATGAATATCGAAGGCGGCCTTAGATTGAACAGCTTACAACGCCGGAGCGACCTTTTGATTTACAATAGCAAGGGGCATAAAATTGTACTGGCCGAATTTAAGGCACCACATGTCAAGATCACGCAAAAAGTATTTGAGCAGATCGCTAACTACAATTCGGTGCATCGTATCCCCTATCTGCTGGTTAGCAACGGAATCAATCACTATTATTGCAAGGTGGACTTTGACCGGGAATCCTATGAATTTATCGAAGAAATCCCAGCCTATGAGGAAATAGGTTAA
- the clpP gene encoding ATP-dependent Clp endopeptidase proteolytic subunit ClpP, which translates to MNIDKNEFRKYAVKHHRIGSQHVDSFIARTETSIPTNLTPYIVEERQLNVAQMDVFSRLMMDRIIFLGSAIDDQVANIIQAQLLFLQSTDAQRDIQIYINSPGGSVYAGLGIYDTMQYITPDVATICTGIAASMGAVLLVAGAKGKRAALRHSRVMIHQPSGGAQGVAADMEINLREMMKLKEELYTIISEHSGQTYEWVEKSSDRDYWMRASEAKEFGMIDEILLPKKDIIK; encoded by the coding sequence ATGAATATAGATAAAAACGAATTTAGAAAATATGCCGTAAAGCATCACCGCATTGGAAGCCAACATGTTGACAGCTTTATTGCCCGTACTGAGACCAGCATTCCGACTAACCTTACGCCCTACATCGTTGAAGAGCGTCAGCTGAACGTAGCGCAGATGGACGTATTCTCCCGCCTAATGATGGACCGCATCATTTTTCTGGGAAGTGCCATCGATGATCAGGTCGCCAATATTATTCAGGCACAATTGTTGTTTTTACAATCCACTGATGCGCAGCGCGACATTCAAATCTACATCAACTCGCCCGGTGGAAGTGTGTATGCAGGTTTGGGTATCTACGATACCATGCAGTACATTACTCCCGACGTAGCGACAATCTGTACCGGAATAGCTGCATCCATGGGCGCCGTATTGCTAGTTGCCGGAGCAAAAGGTAAACGTGCAGCTTTACGTCACTCCCGTGTGATGATTCACCAGCCATCCGGCGGTGCCCAAGGTGTGGCAGCAGATATGGAAATCAACCTGCGTGAAATGATGAAATTAAAAGAAGAGTTGTATACCATTATTTCGGAACACTCCGGACAAACTTATGAGTGGGTAGAAAAATCTTCAGATCGTGACTATTGGATGCGTGCCAGTGAGGCCAAAGAATTTGGTATGATCGACGAGATTTTACTTCCGAAGAAGGATATTATTAAATAA
- the clpX gene encoding ATP-dependent Clp protease ATP-binding subunit ClpX, producing MAKNNDRDIHCSFCGISKNEAQMLIAGNGAHICDRCIQQAGEILAEELKQRKSKTLQTALKLIRPQEIKTHLDQYVIGQDDAKKVISVAVYNHYKRLNQKVDKDEIEIEKSNLIIVGETGTGKTLLAKTVAKILNVPFCIVDATVLTEAGYVGEDVESILTRLLQAADYDVASAERGIIYIDEIDKIARKSDNPSITRDVSGEGVQQALLKILEGTVVNVPPQGGRKHPDQKMIAVNTSNILFICGGAFDGIQKKIANRLRTQTVGYKMKEEDEEIDLNNLYKYITPQDLKNFGLIPELIGRLPVLTYLNPLDKETLLSILTEPKNALVKQYKKLFEYEGIELKFDPEVYTFIVDKADEFKLGARGLRSICEAIMLDAMFEIPSTKEQTGQKALEITLDYAKKKFEKSDLKKLKVA from the coding sequence ATGGCGAAGAATAACGATAGAGACATTCACTGTTCGTTTTGTGGGATAAGCAAAAATGAAGCCCAGATGCTTATCGCCGGCAATGGAGCACACATCTGTGACAGATGTATTCAGCAGGCGGGTGAGATTCTGGCAGAAGAATTAAAACAGCGGAAAAGCAAAACATTACAGACCGCATTGAAACTTATTCGTCCACAAGAGATTAAAACTCACCTGGATCAATATGTAATCGGTCAGGATGACGCGAAGAAAGTGATTTCGGTCGCGGTATACAATCACTATAAACGCTTGAATCAAAAAGTGGACAAAGACGAGATCGAGATTGAAAAATCCAACTTGATCATCGTCGGTGAGACAGGTACGGGTAAAACCTTGCTGGCCAAGACCGTTGCCAAGATATTGAACGTACCGTTCTGTATTGTGGATGCAACAGTGCTGACCGAAGCGGGATATGTCGGTGAAGATGTCGAAAGTATCTTGACCCGCCTGTTGCAGGCTGCTGATTATGATGTAGCTTCAGCCGAACGGGGGATCATATACATTGACGAAATCGATAAAATCGCACGTAAGAGCGACAACCCTTCCATTACACGGGACGTGTCCGGTGAAGGTGTACAGCAAGCGCTGCTGAAGATCCTGGAAGGTACTGTAGTCAACGTTCCACCACAGGGTGGCCGTAAGCATCCAGATCAGAAAATGATTGCCGTCAATACCAGCAATATCCTATTTATCTGTGGTGGGGCCTTTGATGGCATCCAAAAGAAGATTGCCAACAGACTACGGACGCAGACCGTGGGGTACAAGATGAAGGAAGAAGATGAGGAGATCGACTTAAACAATCTATATAAGTATATTACTCCGCAGGATCTTAAAAACTTCGGTCTGATACCAGAACTGATCGGACGTCTCCCGGTATTGACATACCTGAATCCATTGGATAAGGAAACCTTGCTGAGTATCCTGACAGAGCCGAAAAACGCACTGGTTAAACAATACAAAAAATTGTTTGAATACGAAGGTATCGAATTAAAGTTTGATCCTGAAGTCTATACATTCATTGTGGATAAAGCGGACGAGTTCAAGCTCGGTGCCAGAGGGCTGCGCAGCATCTGCGAAGCAATTATGCTGGATGCCATGTTTGAAATTCCATCAACAAAAGAACAGACGGGACAAAAAGCCTTGGAAATCACCTTGGACTATGCGAAGAAGAAATTCGAAAAGTCCGACTTGAAAAAGCTTAAAGTCGCTTAA
- a CDS encoding AMP nucleosidase, which yields MTKKTTKSTVNSPITPGLKTKEEIVNNWLPRYTGRPLEEFGQYILLTNFSKYIHLFSEMHDNAPIYGEDKPMQSVTAGGITIINFGMGSPMAATIMDLLSAIAPKAVLFLGKTGGIKKKIPVGELILPIAAIRGEGTSNDYFPPEVPSLPAFAMQKAISTTIRDHQRDYWTGTVYTTNRRVWEHDKGFKKYLKSIRAMCVDMETATIFSVGFANKIPTGALLLVSDQPMVPEGVKTSVSDVTVTAKYVEAHISIGIDALKQLINNGLTVKHLKF from the coding sequence ATGACAAAGAAAACAACAAAAAGTACTGTAAATAGCCCTATAACACCCGGTTTAAAAACAAAAGAAGAAATCGTCAACAACTGGCTGCCGCGTTACACGGGGAGACCACTGGAGGAGTTTGGCCAATATATTCTATTGACCAATTTTTCAAAATATATCCACTTGTTTTCCGAAATGCATGACAATGCACCGATTTACGGAGAGGACAAACCCATGCAGTCGGTCACGGCCGGAGGCATTACCATCATCAATTTTGGCATGGGCAGCCCCATGGCTGCCACAATTATGGACCTACTTTCTGCCATTGCCCCCAAAGCAGTGCTCTTTTTGGGGAAAACCGGGGGCATAAAGAAGAAGATTCCCGTGGGTGAATTAATCCTGCCCATTGCAGCGATACGTGGTGAGGGGACTTCCAACGATTACTTTCCGCCCGAGGTACCTTCCCTTCCGGCCTTCGCCATGCAAAAGGCAATTTCGACCACCATCCGGGACCATCAACGGGATTACTGGACTGGCACCGTATATACCACCAACAGAAGGGTCTGGGAGCATGACAAGGGCTTCAAGAAATACCTGAAATCGATCCGGGCCATGTGCGTCGACATGGAAACCGCTACCATATTTAGTGTCGGCTTTGCCAACAAAATACCTACCGGCGCCTTATTGCTGGTATCGGATCAGCCTATGGTGCCCGAAGGGGTCAAAACATCCGTCAGCGACGTCACCGTCACCGCCAAGTATGTCGAAGCGCATATCAGTATCGGTATTGACGCGCTCAAGCAGTTGATCAATAATGGGCTTACCGTAAAACACCTTAAATTTTAA